Proteins encoded by one window of Lathyrus oleraceus cultivar Zhongwan6 chromosome 1, CAAS_Psat_ZW6_1.0, whole genome shotgun sequence:
- the LOC127119603 gene encoding uncharacterized protein LOC127119603, with the protein MRTGLKDNVAYSFFDPEIGVLKDMIALITPDHVGMFRESYGGILKMVFRLTDCDRSAIHTLLQFYDPGLRCFVFPDYLLGPLMEDYVSILGIQIRDQIPFHVTRAEPDVLGISRALYLSPEMVKEGWKEKGKLPGFHLSFLEANAKEHAAAGNWKTVCALIAVSTYGIVLFPNQKNFVDRNAIRLFMQRNPIPTLIGDVYYSVHNRNEKRRGGLVRCCSQLLFRWFMGYLPSRGAFVQIDPSVKWSFRLMGLRADDIAWTHNGLAGRDFICSCGSLPNVPLVGVQGCINYNPMLLRRQMGFAIEGPPLGREIQESFYFPIDGNQTKLRQVLDEWRDIQRRGKVPYGKVNCRYFPLFEDWLRKRIESTFLPFPGGDSVCPRIEGPSSSVSMEEFLEMKRARDQLLAEKAELERSVAHFQAANQEIKVKMEDQDKRHALEAKRFEMDTAYYGKISQALASSNREHDITKEKLFRASKVIEDEKRRQIIVKDQRDDRVRGLIAEWEAKLQVKESEKLKIIAERDHYMAERDHYFRQMKIHQKEVGRLQQENTELRFAAEFARMEDEIGPSVGPSSS; encoded by the coding sequence atgaggaccggtttgaaagacaatgttgcctacagtttctttgatccagagattggtgtgctcaaggatatgatagcattgattactcctgaccatgtgggaatgtttagagagtcatacggcggtattctgaagatggttttcagactcactgactgcgacaggagcgccatccacactcttcttcagttctatgaccctgggttgaggtgtttcgtttttccagactatctgttgggacctctgatggaggattatgtcagcatcctgggtattcagatccgtgatcagattcctttccatgtcaCTAGGGCGGAGCCGgatgtccttgggatttcacgtgctctttatttgagtccggaaatggtcaaggaaggttggaaggagaagggaaagttacctggatttcatttgagtttcttggaggctaatgccaaggaacatgctgctgcgggtaactggaagacggtttgtgctctgattgctgtgagcacttatgggattgttctgtttcctaaccagaagaatttCGTGGACCGTAATGCTatcaggttgtttatgcagagaaaccctattcctaccctgattggagatgtatactactcagtgcataacaggaatgagaagaggcgtggtggTCTGGTCAGATGCTGCTCTCAGCTACTCTTTAggtggttcatgggatatttgccttcccgaggtgcctTTGTTCAGATTGATCCTAGTGTGAAGTGGTCCTTTCgattgatgggtctgcgggctgatgacattgcttggactcataatggtttagCTGGTCGGGACTTCATCTGCAGTTGcgggagtttacctaatgtgcctttagtgggagttcagggttgcattaattacaacccgatgcttctccggagacagatggggtttgctatagagggtcctcctctcgggcgagagattcaggagtccttctatttcccgattgatggtaaccagaccaagttgaggcaggtattggacgaatggcgagatatccagaggaggggtaaggttccttacggcaaagtcaactgccggtattttccactatttgaggattggttgcggaagaggattgagtcTACATTTCTACCGTTCCCTGGAGGTGACTCAGTGTGTCCtaggattgagggtccaagttcttctgtcagcatggaggagttccttgagatgaagagggccagagatcagttacttgcagagaaagcggagttggagagaagtgttgctcattttcaggcagctaatcaggaaatcaaagtgaagatggaagatcaagacaagcgacatgcttTGGAGGCCAAACGCTTcgagatggatacagcctactatgggaagatcagccaagctttagcatcGTCCAACAGGGAACATGACATCACAaaggagaagctgttcagagcatcaaaagtcatcgaagatgagaagagaaggcaaatcatagtgaaggatcagagagatgacagagtcaggggtctcattgctgagtgggaggcaaagctgcAAGTCAAGGAGTCAGAGAAGCTAAAGATCATTgcagagagagatcactatatggctgagagagaccactacttcaggcagatgaagattcatcagaaggaagttggaagactacagcaggagaataccgagctcaggttcgccgcagagttcgcgaggatggaagatgagatagggccatctgtgggaccctcatctagctag